In Paenibacillus sp. 1781tsa1, one DNA window encodes the following:
- a CDS encoding isoprenyl transferase has translation MIKRVRSWWNGADKQETLTISEDNIPQHVAIIMDGNGRWAKRLGLPRIAGHQNGMKAVKRATIAAEELGIKYLTMYAFSTENWTRPKEEVDFLMRLPQEFLAIELDELIEKNVRIRMMGQEEHLPSHTINALREAIRLTEHNTGLVLNFAMNYGSRREMTDCVKQIALQVKSGELSEEDITPELIDRHMLTVDMPDPDLLIRTSGELRLSNFMLWQLAYSELWFTDIYWPEFGKKHLLEAVAEYQRRTRRYGGLK, from the coding sequence ATGATCAAACGGGTTCGGTCGTGGTGGAATGGGGCTGACAAGCAGGAAACGCTGACTATATCCGAGGACAATATCCCGCAGCACGTCGCCATCATCATGGACGGCAATGGACGATGGGCCAAACGTCTGGGACTCCCGCGTATAGCCGGGCACCAAAATGGCATGAAGGCGGTCAAACGTGCGACCATCGCGGCGGAAGAACTGGGCATCAAATATCTGACGATGTACGCTTTTTCGACAGAAAACTGGACGCGTCCAAAAGAAGAAGTGGATTTTCTGATGCGACTTCCGCAAGAATTTCTGGCTATAGAGCTGGATGAACTTATAGAAAAAAATGTGCGCATTCGCATGATGGGCCAAGAGGAACATTTACCTTCTCATACCATCAATGCCTTGCGGGAAGCCATTCGTCTTACGGAACATAATACAGGTCTCGTTTTGAACTTTGCAATGAACTATGGAAGTCGTCGTGAAATGACGGACTGTGTTAAACAGATCGCTCTGCAGGTGAAGTCGGGGGAACTATCTGAAGAGGACATAACACCTGAACTCATTGATAGACATATGCTGACAGTTGATATGCCCGATCCGGATCTGCTGATCCGGACGAGCGGAGAGCTGAGATTAAGCAACTTTATGCTTTGGCAGCTTGCATATAGTGAATTATGGTTTACGGATATATACTGGCCCGAATTTGGCAAAAAGCATTTGCTTGAAGCAGTAGCCGAATATCAGCGCAGAACAAGGCGTTACGGCGGTTTGAAATAG